The Fictibacillus phosphorivorans genomic sequence CCCAACATGGTTAAAGCAAATCCTACAAATACAGAGAATGCAATAATTTGAAGCATGTTTCCTTCAGCCATTGCTTGAATAGGGTTAGTAGGAATGATGTTCAGCAACGTATCTGTTACTGCCGGTGCTTCTTGTTGCTCGAACTTGGCACCTTCTGTTTTAAAATCACCTACACCTGGTTTAAAGACAAGGGCTAAAGCCATAGCGATAATAATAGCAATCGTAGTAGTTCCTAAGAAATAACCAACTGTTTTTGCTCCAACTCTTCCAAGTTTCTTTGGATCACCTAATCCTGCAGTTCCTAGTACGATTGAGAAAAAGACGATTGGAACAACTAACATTTTAATAAGGTTTAAGAATAATGTCCCAACTGGTTTCAAAACGTATTTGTCCAGTGTAGAGAATGCATCAGGCACAGCTAGATTAAGAATGAGACCAGCAACAACCCCGAGTGCAAGAGCGATTAAGATCTTTGTAGATAATTTCATTATAAAGTACCCCCTTTGTTAAAATTTTCTTACTATTTCGTGTGCAAAAGCCTTGAAGAAATTTATACTAATACATGCCCTATTTGTTGCATATAAAAACCCACCGAAAATAGAGAGGATTTTCCGTGGGAATACACCGCAACACATAGACTTAGCCCATGTATAGAGTTCTCTCTCCAAAAACGCTTACGAGGTTAGCTGTCGGATTAGGAAATTGAGAGTTGTCCCTTTTGTGCCATGCACAAATTCATCCCAAGGCTTTAAAGCCGTATTGTGGTTCCCCCGCTTCAGAATATTCTATTGAATAGAACATCAGAATTCAGCGAATCATATATAATATGCTCTAATTTTATCAACATACATAAATTTTTGTCAAGAATACGGTTTATACTTATTTATTCCAATTAATTGTTTCATGATGAATGTTTTTCCATATTCTCACTTCTCCCCCATAAGCATGCGAGAAAAAACGAATGATGTAGAAGGTTCTATTTTTCAGGGAGGTATTTATATATGAAAATTGTATTTTATGAAAAAGGCGACTTAAGTATTATCGTTGGAGCATCAAAGCTAAAAGGTGAACTTACGATTGAACAAATAAAGAACGAGAGCGAAAAAAAGGCAAAAGAACTAGGCGAACTACTAGGACGAGAAATCGGATTCTTAATCGATATGAACGGAAAATTAGATACTCAATTCAAAAAATAAAAACCGGGATATCCCGGTTTTTTTTTATACGTATGCTAACGATAACTTTTCTTTACTCTTCTGCAATACCATTTCCGGGCGACCTTCATCTTGGATTTTACCATTGTTCATCAGTATGATTCGATCCCCAATAGCACGAGCATCTTCTTCATCGTGAGTTACAAAAATAGACGTGATTCCAGTACGTTTGAGAATGTCTTGTAACTCATCACGAATCTGTAGTTGAAGCTTAGAATCGAGATTGCTAAAGGGTTCATCAAACATGATCAAAGATGGATTTGGCGCCATAGCCCTTGCTAGTGCCACACGCTGCTGCTGTCCACCGCTCAATTCATAAGGATAGCGAGAAGCATAATCCTCCATACCAACAATAGCCAATAATTCTTCCATTCTTGCTTGTTTCTGTTTACGATTCATTTTTGTTAAGCCAAATTTGATGTTCTTTTCAACTGTCATATGAGGAAACAAAGCATAATCTTGAAAAACCAAACCAACACCACGTTTTTCCGGCTGAACAAAACGGAATGTATCATTCATGACTGCCTGATCGATAAGAATTGACCCTTTTGATGGCACTTCTAGCCCTGCTATGAGACGAAGTAACGTACTTTTCCCGCTGCCGCTTTCTCCTAAGATTACTGAAACTTCTCCCTGTTTAAAGCTTAGAGACAGGTTTTCGAACAAAGGTTTTTGCGAATTTTTGTAACGAAACGTTAAGTCTTTGATTTGAACAAACATTATTTTGGCTCCTTTTCTAAAACTCTGTGTAAAAAGAATATCGAAAGTGCACTTATACAAATAATCACCATGGATGAAACAGAGGCTTCGTGAATACGTTCATCGCTTGCATATTGAAATGTTTTTGTAGCCAATGTATAGAAGTTAAAAGGCTGCAGTATAAGAGTGAGAGGCAGCTCTTTTAAAATATCTACGAAAACTAGAATGAAACCACCAGCAATCGCACCTTTGATCATTTTGATATCTACTTTAAAGAATGTCTTTGTCACTGACATCCCTAATGTTCTTGAAGCTTCTGTAAAAACGGTTCCTACTTTATCAAAACCTGATTCGATCGAGTTAAAACCAACGGCAAGAAAGCGAACAACATAAGCAAAGATCAGCATACTAATACTGAGGCTTAGTACAAGTGTTGGCTCTAACCCAAGCCATTCGTATAACGATATGACCTTTTGATCTAGGAAGAGAAATAAAGTAAGGACGCCTATAGCAATTACAGCTCCTGGGATTGAATAGCCTAGAACCGTAATTTTTGAAAAAAACTTTCCGGTCCAACCTTTTGAAAGACGACTAAAGTTAGCGATGATTAAAGCCACCATTATGATAAGAAGTGAACCTACAGCAGCAACAAAAACTGAATTCCAGATCAAATCTGCAAATGCAGCACTTAAAATCACGTCATAAGTCATATACACCCAATGTAAAAGCTGTATAAAAGGAATGGCGAAAGCTAGAGCAAATAAAGAAAGAAAAAAAGATAGCACAGCAAACTTTTTCCAACCTTTAAGTTCTTTAGGTTGTAACGGGCGGACTTTTGAAGTGGAATAACTATACTGTTTTCTGCCTCTTATTACTTTTTCTAAGATCAAGATCAAAACTACGATGAACATCAAAGTACCCGCTAATTTGATAGCTGAATAGATATCCCCCATCCCAAACCACGCTTGAAATATGGCTGTACTAAAGGTTTGAATACCGAAATACTTTACTACACCGTAATCATTGAAGACTTCAAGAATGACTAAGCTAACCCCACCTACAATCGCTGCACGTGATACAGGAAGGACGACTTGTATAAATGTCATGAACGATCCTTTGCCTAGCAACCTTGCATTCTCAATCAGTGATGATGACTGATTTTCTAAGAAACTTTTTGTGATGATATATACATATGGATACAGGAACATCGTAAAGATAAAAACAGCACCGGGAATGTTCATGATGTCAAAGAACTTTTGGTCCACTTTTATACCAAACTGGTTCCTTAATGACGTTTGAATGACACCTGTATAATTTAAAATGCCATGGTACGTATAAGCCCCAATGTAAGGTGGAATCGCAAGCGGGAGGATAAGACCCCATTTAAAGAACCGATGCATCGGAACTTTATATGCGGAAACTAGCCATGCCGCACTTACCCCGATTAACACTGTGAAAAGACCAGTAAAACTAACGAGTGTTACGGAATTTACGATATAATTTTTCAACATATACTCTTTAATGTGTTCCCAATTCTCATTACTCTCAGCGAATAACTGAACCATGATGAGCAAAGCCGGTAAAAGGATTAAAATAGAAAAAATCACACTAAGCAAAGCCCAACTATTAAACTGTGATCTCATTTTTCGAATGTAATACAATATTTTCACCTTCTTTACTCATCAGCATTGTTCTTGTTGTTTGTTTTTACATGGAATTAGCCGTATCACAAATCGTGATACGGCAAAATATTAACGTTTATTTCCAGCTAACTTCATTCATAATTTTAACAGCATCTGCATTGTTTTCACCTAACTCAGAAAGGTTAAGATCTTGTTCTTTAAACGGACCCCAAGACTTTAAAAGCTCTGAAGGTTCTACTTCTTTATTAACCGGATACTCGTAATTGGCTTCAGCAAATACTTCTTGAACTTTTGGACTAGACAGATATTCCATCAATTTTATAGCATTCTCTTTGTTCTTAGCGTGTTTCGTAACACCTATACCACTAATATTGATGTGCGTTCCTGTTGTTTCTTGATTAGGGAAGAACACACTTAGCTGTTTAGCAACTTTCACTTCTTCAGGATCTTCTGAGTTCAACATCTGACCAAAATAGTATGAGTTCATGATGGCAACATCACCTTCACCAGCAGCGATACCTTTCGCTTGGTCTTTGTCACCACCTTGTGGATCACGAGCCATGTTTTTAACGATCCCTTCTGCCCACTTCTTCGCTTCATCTTTTCCGTTTAATGAAATAAAGGATGATACTAATGATTGATTGTAAATATTTTCTGATGAACGGATCAGTACTTTACCTTTCCATTTGTCTTCAGTTAACGCTTCATAAGTAGATAGTTCTGATTTGTCTACTTTTTTCTGATCATATACGATAACACGTGCACGTTTTGTTAGACCGAACCATTGATTGTCTTTATCTCTTAAATTATCAGGAATATTTTTATTTAATGTCTCACTTTCAACACTCTGTAAGAGGTCTTTATCTTTTGCCCAGTGTAAACGTCCAGCATCAGATGTGAAGAAAAGGTCTCCCTTTGTTGCTTTCCCTTCTCTTGTAAGACGCTCGATCAACTCATCTTCTTTACCCTTAATAAGGTTGACTTTAATTCCTGTCTCTTTTGTAAAATCAGCAAAGATTTTATCATCAACTTCATAGTGACGACTTGTATATAGGTTTACTTCTTCTTTTTTTGTATCATTATTTTTCGAACTCGCACCCTCGTTTGATTTACCACAGCCTGCTAAGACTAAAGCAGCTAGTAGGACCATTGTAACAACCGTAAAGAGATTCTTTTTAAACATATGTCAGTTACTCCTTTTATGTATAAGTAATTGAAAACGATTATCAACTTCACTTTTAATTATAATGATAATCATTCTCAAGTCAACCGTTTTTTTAAATGTTTTTCTCTGATGGATTGTTGTTCTCAAATCCTTATCTCCATTGGCTGCTGATTTGAGTGGAATGTTCTTAATTCTCAGCTAGGAACGGTAGACTGGTGAGACACTTTTTATGTAAAATATACGAATGTGTCTCTGCTTGCCCCCTAGAAATCGAGCAGCCTGGAACGGAGATCAACACTTCCAAAAGCAACAAAGTTTACGACAACAACCTTCTATTAAGAAATAAAAAAATCTCTTAGAAGTATCAGCTTCTAAGAGATCATTCCTGGTTTAAAGGCTTCCACTGGTTATAAACCCAGTTTCCTAATCTGTTATATCCTCTTCTATTGGGATGGATAGAATCAGAAAAATACAGTTTTTTCTCAACGTTTTCATAAAGTTCAAAGGTTGAGATGTATTTTGTAAGCGTGCTTGCCTGACTCGCTTCTACGATTGCTTCATTCCAAGATTTAATACTCTCTGCAGCTGCAGGATCGTATTCTTTTCCGAAATAAGGATTATAAAGACCTAATACATAGATAGGTGCAAAGGAATTGTTCTCCCTCACGACTGTAAGTGTTTTACTTAAGTTGTTACTTAGCTTTTCTTTTCCAAGTACTAATTTCTGTTGTGGCAACTGACGGAAGTTCCAGCCGGCAGCCTTACGAAAATCATTAGTTCCGATAAAAACAAAGATATGATCCGCTTGTCTTAATGACTTGATCACGACTCCATTATCCAATTGTCTTAACAATTGGTCAGAACGCTGTCCAGAGATTCCAAAATTATTGATGATTACATTTCGTCCTGTTTGCTGCTGAATATTTCTTTTTACGATTCCAATATAACCTGTCTTGGATGGGTCACCCACTCCGTATGTTAAGGAATCTCCTAGTGCCACAACCTTCAAAGTTTGTGTTTCACTTGCTCCTTCAGTTTCTCCATAAAATTGAAAGACCAGGAATAGTATGAGGGCTAATCCTGCACCACCAATTAACCATTTCTTTGATACTTTCCTCACATCAAGTCCTCGATTCTAGTTATTGTTATCTTACTTTTTACCATAACGAGGGAAAATATCAAGTAATGAATGTGTTATTTCAAACGATAATCTTCCGATGTAAGCGATGTATCTTCCCAAAGATTTTCTTGATCATAATTATAAGAATCTTTTTTCACAAATGTATGAATCAGCATGGCAACTCCTCCACACAATAGGCTTGCCGGCACTAAGGTAATCAGAAAACCAGTCATCTACATCCCTCCTGTACAAAACTATATGAAGGGCCATAAATGTTTATGAAACGAATAAAATATTTTATTTCCTCTATATAAATAGAAAATAAGGGTATACAGGTAAAGAAGAATTTTAACGGAGGTGCCTTTGTGGGTTTTTTATTTACTTTGCTTTATTTTGCAATCATAGGAATCGTTATTGAAATTAATGTTCTCCTGTTCACGTTAACAGGGTTAAAAAAAGAAATCGCTCGCTTTCAGGTCATCTCGATGTTTACAGCTACAGGTTTTACAACCGGAGAATCAGAATTAATTCTGGAGCATCCAGTACGCAGGCGTTTAAGCACGTTTCTTATATTGTTCGGAGTCTTTTCATTGGCTGTTATCATTTCATCCATAAGCAACATCTTATCAGATGAATTTCGTTCGATCGAACTCGGGATCATTATCTTAGTACTCATCAGTTTATATCTGATCTTAAGTATTCCGAAATTAAAGAAATATATGAGACATACTTTTGAGAGTCATATGCAAAAAAGTTATAACCTCGCAGATCTTCCATTAAGAGATGTTATGTATTTTGAAGAAGATGATGTTATTGTGGAACTTCCCATTCATAAAGGTTCAAAGATCATGGGTAAACAATTAAAAGATGTGATTCAAGTAGAAGACGATTTACTTGTATTGTTCATTAAGCGAGGAGATGTAACGGTAAGAAGAGATAGTTACACAACAGAGATACAAGAAGGAGACATGTTATTCTTATATGGTCACCAAAGATCACTTCAAGAAAGATTTAGTGAAGAGATGGAAGAAATAAAATCGAAAAAAGACGTTGAGAATTGGAATGAGAAGTGATTTTTTCACTTCTTTTTTTAAATCACCCCCATAAAAACAATTAGCAAGTGCGAAATAAACTCTAGGTAGTAAAAAAGAACCTCTTTTTGAAGAGATTCTTAATTAACCAACTTCTCTAACTGTATCTGGTACGAATGATAACAATAAAGAGATAATATTATTAATTTGCTCCGGTGTTATATGTATACCGTCGTTTGCTAACAGTTCTTCTTTAAGTTTGATTATCGAATCTACTTCCTCAAGTCTTGCATCCGTCAAGCAATGGTCGATCGTGTTCAATAGTTCCAACAACTGATTGTTTTTATTGGTTATGTAATATGTAGTATCCACCAACAAACACCCCCTACTACTAACTATTATTATCGAAACTAAGGTCATTTTCCTACAAAAACAATTCGTCAAATGACGACATATCTTACTTTTTATGGATTTTACCCTATTATACCTACACATTTATGTCGAATGAAGTCGAAAGAAAGGGAAATAAGTCCTATCTTCGTCTTGAGAATTATCCATTTGCATTAAAAAGTTTATTTTTAAAACTAAAATTGTTTTAGTTGAATAACTTTGATAGAGAAGCGAATGGAGATTCATTCACTTCTGACTTTGTTTTATACACTAATTTCTCCGGTTCAAAGAGCTTTGATTCTAAGAAAGAAGTGGGGTTTTTAACAAACTTGATCTTTCTATAAATCTTAGCTAGTATTCTGGCTGTGTTAATGGCATCATCAAGTGCTCTATGTTTAGAACCTTCATAATCGAGCTCCATCGTCTGAAGCGCCCGTGACAAGCCATATCGAAACCCCTTTTCACTATCGTGAAGAATACTGAAATGAAATTGTAGATCATTATGATTAACAATCCAGTCCGTTTCTGCTTTATGAAATGTTGAATCTGTAATGAGCGCCCATTTATCTTCTGGTCCCCAGGAACAAAGATAATAGTCTTCTACTCCGATCCAAGATCTAAAATTTTCAATTGCCTCTGTATAAACGGGAGCAGAGATTAAATCTTTTTTTGTAATCCCCGTTAAATTTGTAATCCGTGTGTTTAATTTATCCATTTTAGGTTGTACGAACGATTGAAATGTATCCAATATTTTAAGTTCACCATCAACTTCAATCATTCGTATGGCACCTATCTCAATAATCTCCGAGAGCCGGTTTGTCATCTCTAAATCATACACAATATATTGCATCCTCATACACCTGCCCTTCCGCGTTACTGTCTTCAAATGGATGTCTACCATATATTGTAGTTGATTTGTTAACAAAATGAAATATTACTATAGGTATTCAATTCTTAGTCCAACTAAGAAAAACCCTGAATTCTAACTTCGAACTTGCACGATAGAGGCCCGTTACGTATACAAGGGCTATGGTCTAAAACCACCACTGAATCGCAATCACAGCTTTTCATATATATCCTTATTTTATGAAAATGAGGTAATTAAATGTCATTCTATTCAGAAACGGTTATAAGTTTCTTCATCTCCCAAACTTTTCATTTTCAATTTTTGAACTCTTTTGTTACCATTAGAAGTGTCTGTTTAACAATATGAATTACATAATGAGGGTGTATCATGAAAAAACTTACAACATTATTTCTTATAATTGGATTACTTTTTGTAACAGCTTGTTCAAAGGACACGAAACAAAATGAACAAGAAACTTCAGAAACAAAGGCTGACAAACAAGATTCTACTAACAGCTCTACTTCTGATCCAGAAAAAGAAGACTCAGAAGCAACAGAGACAACAACTACTGAGGAAGAAAATAGCACTGCTGAAGGTGAAGCAGAAAATAATGAAAGTGGACAGAAAGACTATCTTACTAGCGAGCATCAATTTGTGGCTAGTGAACTAACAAACTCTTCTGAAAAACAGATCAGCGAGAGATGGGGTAAACCAAACCGATCTGAAAAGATTAAGTTTCGTTACTCAGGCACGACAGAGTTCGTTCCCGCTGTCGTTAACTACTATCAGAATGATAAATATGAAGTAACGTTTGTAGAAGGAAAAGCAGCTCGTCTCGTTTATTCTGTAATAGATGAAGAGATCATGTTTAATGAAGAAGAAATGACTAGAGCACTTGAACTAGCCGGTCTTCCTGTAGACGTTGAAGAAACTACGGACACAGATACAGCATTCGTATACAACGACCTTGGTGATGTATATGAAGTGACGATGTTCTCAAAAGGTGATTTCGTCGATTACTTATACATCATTTTAGATGAGGCTTACAAATAGACTTCTATTCTGACATCAACTCTCTTAAAATGAGGCATTTATCTCCGTTTCTATGCTCATCCTACTTGCATAAAATGAGTTGAGGAGAGAAATCGGCTTCTCACAAGCAAGAAGAGGAGTGAAAATATGTCGTCAAGAAAGTACTGTTCTGATAGCTTTACGCTTTACTTGGTACTATTCGTGCTGCTCATTATTGTCGGAGCCGTCTCGTTTAATGGAAACTGTTGTGTTTATGCTTACCCATGTTCTTATGATTACGCAGCGAACGTACCAGTAAGTGGTTATTGGAACGTGTAATATAGAAGACCGCCATTTTCTTAGAGAAGATGGCGGTCTTTTTTTAAGTTTAGAGCTTATCTCTCATACAATCTGCGATCGGTTCAACCTCAGACCCTACAACCACCTGTATATTTTGATTATTAAGCTTGATCAGACCTTTTGATCCTGCTTTTTTAAGCGCTTCTTCATCAACCTCTGACAAGTTCTTAATTTGAACTCGCAATCTAGTAATACAGTTCTCAAGGAGTACGATATTGTCTTTTCCACCGAGTGCACTCAAGTAAGCTGATGCTGATGCTTCGTACTTTTCACTCGCTGTAGAAGTTGCTGCAGCTTCTGAGACAATAGTTTCTTCATCTTCTCGTCCTGGTGTTTTCAAGTTTAGTTTTACAATAAGATAACGGAATATACCATAGTAAAGAACAAAGTAAACCGCACCTAACGGAAGTAACAACCAACCATTCTGCGAGATTCCAATGTTTAAGAAGTAGTCTATCGCTCCAGCTGAAAATGTGAATCCATGATGAATATCTAGTAATACTGCGACAGACATCGAAACAGCCGTTAGTACAGCATGAATCACATACAGTAAAGGTGATAGGAACATGAACGCAAATTCGATTGGTTCTGTAATTCCAGTAACAAACGAAGTAAGAGCCAGACTGCCTAGCATTCCTGCTACAGCCTTCTTACGATGTTTTTTCGCTGTATGAATCATGGCTAAACAAGCAGCAGGTAGCCCGAACATCATTACTGGGAAGAATCCAGCCATATAGAAGCCTGCTTTAGGATCACCTGCAAAGAATCTCCATAGATCACCCGTAACTACCTTCCCATTTTCACCTGTAAATTCACCAAATACAAACCATAAGAAACTGTTGAGTACATGATGAAGTCCGAGTGGAATCAATAAGCGGTTAAAGAAACCGAATATACCTGCACCGATCGCACCTGCACTCGTAATCCAAGTACCGACGTTCTCTAACCCCATCTGAAGGTATGGCCAGATAAATCCGAAAACAAGCGCTAGAAGTACCATCGTTCCCGCTGTTATGATCGGTACAAATCGTTTCCCTCCAAAGAAAGAAAGCCATTCAGGAAGTTTCGTATTGTAAAATTTATTATATAAAAGTCCGGCTATAACCCCTGCGAGAATACCTCCTAAGACAGACATATCAAATTTTCCGTCATAATTCAGGTTTACTTCTGCAAATGTTTTGGCTCCTTCTGTTAGTACAAAGTAACCGATTGCTCCAGCAAGCCCAGCAGCTCCACTTCCATCTCTGGATAAACCTACTGCAACCCCTATCGCAAATAAAAGTGCTAGATGACCGAATATAGCATTACCTGAAGCAACTAAGAATGGGATGTCTAATAGATCGTCTTGCCCAAATCGTAACAAAAGTCCAGCTGCAGGAAGAACTGCGATCGGAAGCATGAGTGCCCGACCGATCCGTTGTAAGAAACCTAACATAGTACCTACCCCTCTCACTTTTGAGTAAATTTACGTATCGCTTCCTTTAACTTTCCATTATGCTGATCGAGTTGAAGTTTGGCTTCATGTGGAGCGACTCCTGTAACAAGCTGAAAAATAGCAGCCTTTGTGTTGCCCTCTTGTTCTTGTAAAGCCGATTCCGCTTCTTCTTCTGTTGCACCAGAAGCTTCGATAATAATATTTTTTGCACGTTGAACTAGTTTCTCGTTTGTTGGTTGTACATCTACCATGAGATTGCTGTACACTTTCCCCCATCTCACCATGCTGCCAGTACTGATCATATTCAACACAAGCTTTTGAGCGGTACCCGCTTTCATTCGGGTAGAGCCTGTGACCACTTCTGGCCCCGTAATAACAGGAATGCTAATGTCAGCAAGCTTTTCCATCGGTGAATCTGAAGAACACACAAGCGCAGCCGTTAGTGCTCCTTTTGTTTTGGCATACTTCATCGCACCTAAGCAATATGGAGTTCTGCCAGAAGCCGCAATAGCTACAACAACATCTTTTTCTGATAGATTTAAAGTTTTAAGATTGGACTGGCCTAACTCTGCATCATCTTCCGCTCCTTCAATCGCATGCTGAAGGGCATACTCACCGCCTGCAATGACACCTACTACTAAGTTAGGGTCTGTGCCATAAGTAGGAGGACATTCTGATGCATCCAACACACCTAGCCGTCCACTTGTTCCTGCACCGATATAGATCAATCGCCCATGATTTTCAAAAGCTGTAACTACTTTTTCAACAACAGAACTGATTTCTTTTAAAACAGGAGTAATACAACTGGCTACTCCCAGATCGGCTTCGTGTATTTTTTGGATCACTTCTAAAGTTGTAAGTTCATCAATGGTTAACGTGTCAGGATTTCTTCTTTCTGTAGCCAATTTGGTTAAGTCCATCTTGATCTCCTTTAAATGGTTGATAGTTAACAATCTTTATTTCACTTCTGAATTCAACAGCACAAATCTTTTACCGCTTCCAACTTTCTTCATCAGTGACAAGCTCTCTTTTTTGATACGTCCTGCTACATTCGTTTTTGCATCAGCCGGTATATTTTTTAAACTAATTTGAAGTTCACCCTCATATCTGCCATATAACTCGTTTTCAACCGTTATTGTTCCTTCATTAAATAGCTCTAACTCATGAGCTTCCTGTTGAAAATGAGAAGGCTTATGTCGTGACTCAACGGACCGGATTACATATTCTGCAGCATCCATCCTATTCGTATGAACCCTGTTCTCGAATATCTCGTATCCTTTGTATAAGTCAGCATAAAGAGGGACTGTACCGTCCATTACAAACTTTAATTCTTGCAAACTTTTGTTCGTAAGATTTAAATCTCCAATACAGATTTTGTCCGTATTCATTTCTTGAAGTTCCAACGCAGCAAGTGCTGGTGTTACATGTCTGTGATTCTCAATCGTAGGAAGTCCGAGATGTAAGGGGCCA encodes the following:
- a CDS encoding ABC transporter ATP-binding protein, whose protein sequence is MFVQIKDLTFRYKNSQKPLFENLSLSFKQGEVSVILGESGSGKSTLLRLIAGLEVPSKGSILIDQAVMNDTFRFVQPEKRGVGLVFQDYALFPHMTVEKNIKFGLTKMNRKQKQARMEELLAIVGMEDYASRYPYELSGGQQQRVALARAMAPNPSLIMFDEPFSNLDSKLQLQIRDELQDILKRTGITSIFVTHDEEDARAIGDRIILMNNGKIQDEGRPEMVLQKSKEKLSLAYV
- a CDS encoding ABC transporter permease; protein product: MRSQFNSWALLSVIFSILILLPALLIMVQLFAESNENWEHIKEYMLKNYIVNSVTLVSFTGLFTVLIGVSAAWLVSAYKVPMHRFFKWGLILPLAIPPYIGAYTYHGILNYTGVIQTSLRNQFGIKVDQKFFDIMNIPGAVFIFTMFLYPYVYIITKSFLENQSSSLIENARLLGKGSFMTFIQVVLPVSRAAIVGGVSLVILEVFNDYGVVKYFGIQTFSTAIFQAWFGMGDIYSAIKLAGTLMFIVVLILILEKVIRGRKQYSYSTSKVRPLQPKELKGWKKFAVLSFFLSLFALAFAIPFIQLLHWVYMTYDVILSAAFADLIWNSVFVAAVGSLLIIMVALIIANFSRLSKGWTGKFFSKITVLGYSIPGAVIAIGVLTLFLFLDQKVISLYEWLGLEPTLVLSLSISMLIFAYVVRFLAVGFNSIESGFDKVGTVFTEASRTLGMSVTKTFFKVDIKMIKGAIAGGFILVFVDILKELPLTLILQPFNFYTLATKTFQYASDERIHEASVSSMVIICISALSIFFLHRVLEKEPK
- a CDS encoding Fe(3+) ABC transporter substrate-binding protein, which gives rise to MFKKNLFTVVTMVLLAALVLAGCGKSNEGASSKNNDTKKEEVNLYTSRHYEVDDKIFADFTKETGIKVNLIKGKEDELIERLTREGKATKGDLFFTSDAGRLHWAKDKDLLQSVESETLNKNIPDNLRDKDNQWFGLTKRARVIVYDQKKVDKSELSTYEALTEDKWKGKVLIRSSENIYNQSLVSSFISLNGKDEAKKWAEGIVKNMARDPQGGDKDQAKGIAAGEGDVAIMNSYYFGQMLNSEDPEEVKVAKQLSVFFPNQETTGTHINISGIGVTKHAKNKENAIKLMEYLSSPKVQEVFAEANYEYPVNKEVEPSELLKSWGPFKEQDLNLSELGENNADAVKIMNEVSWK
- a CDS encoding GDSL-type esterase/lipase family protein; its protein translation is MRKVSKKWLIGGAGLALILFLVFQFYGETEGASETQTLKVVALGDSLTYGVGDPSKTGYIGIVKRNIQQQTGRNVIINNFGISGQRSDQLLRQLDNGVVIKSLRQADHIFVFIGTNDFRKAAGWNFRQLPQQKLVLGKEKLSNNLSKTLTVVRENNSFAPIYVLGLYNPYFGKEYDPAAAESIKSWNEAIVEASQASTLTKYISTFELYENVEKKLYFSDSIHPNRRGYNRLGNWVYNQWKPLNQE
- a CDS encoding TrkA C-terminal domain-containing protein, with product MGFLFTLLYFAIIGIVIEINVLLFTLTGLKKEIARFQVISMFTATGFTTGESELILEHPVRRRLSTFLILFGVFSLAVIISSISNILSDEFRSIELGIIILVLISLYLILSIPKLKKYMRHTFESHMQKSYNLADLPLRDVMYFEEDDVIVELPIHKGSKIMGKQLKDVIQVEDDLLVLFIKRGDVTVRRDSYTTEIQEGDMLFLYGHQRSLQERFSEEMEEIKSKKDVENWNEK
- a CDS encoding 3'-5' exonuclease; translated protein: MQYIVYDLEMTNRLSEIIEIGAIRMIEVDGELKILDTFQSFVQPKMDKLNTRITNLTGITKKDLISAPVYTEAIENFRSWIGVEDYYLCSWGPEDKWALITDSTFHKAETDWIVNHNDLQFHFSILHDSEKGFRYGLSRALQTMELDYEGSKHRALDDAINTARILAKIYRKIKFVKNPTSFLESKLFEPEKLVYKTKSEVNESPFASLSKLFN
- a CDS encoding YjcZ family sporulation protein, encoding MSSRKYCSDSFTLYLVLFVLLIIVGAVSFNGNCCVYAYPCSYDYAANVPVSGYWNV
- the nagE gene encoding N-acetylglucosamine-specific PTS transporter subunit IIBC, coding for MLGFLQRIGRALMLPIAVLPAAGLLLRFGQDDLLDIPFLVASGNAIFGHLALLFAIGVAVGLSRDGSGAAGLAGAIGYFVLTEGAKTFAEVNLNYDGKFDMSVLGGILAGVIAGLLYNKFYNTKLPEWLSFFGGKRFVPIITAGTMVLLALVFGFIWPYLQMGLENVGTWITSAGAIGAGIFGFFNRLLIPLGLHHVLNSFLWFVFGEFTGENGKVVTGDLWRFFAGDPKAGFYMAGFFPVMMFGLPAACLAMIHTAKKHRKKAVAGMLGSLALTSFVTGITEPIEFAFMFLSPLLYVIHAVLTAVSMSVAVLLDIHHGFTFSAGAIDYFLNIGISQNGWLLLPLGAVYFVLYYGIFRYLIVKLNLKTPGREDEETIVSEAAATSTASEKYEASASAYLSALGGKDNIVLLENCITRLRVQIKNLSEVDEEALKKAGSKGLIKLNNQNIQVVVGSEVEPIADCMRDKL
- the murQ gene encoding N-acetylmuramic acid 6-phosphate etherase, producing MDLTKLATERRNPDTLTIDELTTLEVIQKIHEADLGVASCITPVLKEISSVVEKVVTAFENHGRLIYIGAGTSGRLGVLDASECPPTYGTDPNLVVGVIAGGEYALQHAIEGAEDDAELGQSNLKTLNLSEKDVVVAIAASGRTPYCLGAMKYAKTKGALTAALVCSSDSPMEKLADISIPVITGPEVVTGSTRMKAGTAQKLVLNMISTGSMVRWGKVYSNLMVDVQPTNEKLVQRAKNIIIEASGATEEEAESALQEQEGNTKAAIFQLVTGVAPHEAKLQLDQHNGKLKEAIRKFTQK